One part of the Truepera radiovictrix DSM 17093 genome encodes these proteins:
- the glyS gene encoding glycine--tRNA ligase subunit beta, whose translation MATLLFEIGTEELPSWYVTQGREALELLTRERLEAAGLAYEGLKGFATPRRLAVQVAGLADTSPVRELLQRGPAASAAFDASGAPTKAAVGFARANGVDPSELFVQETEKGAYVFFRKRVGGEAARDLLPPLLAALVRDLPAPRKMRWGEVETPFLRPVAWLVALLDDAVLPVTAAGVTAGRTTRGHRFLREAPVALEHAEAYEGALERAAVIADPEKRRAATLRAACEAAQQGGLELVCDPELLDEVANLIEIPVAILGSFDERYLSLPDEVLATTMIHHQRFFPTRRPGGSLAPSFVGVSNNDVPDKAVVRRGYEGALNPRLFDASFFWEADRSRSLSQHAWGLSGIGFHKGLGTVADKVARTHVAATALAKLVGLEEPERAALEGALPVFKADLSTQMVGELPELEGVIGRAYALAEGYPPEVAAVLEHGVRPVKAGGPLPSSRAGAVLALADRLDKLLGFFALKQRPSGSADPFGLRRDALAVARILNAQGWRVPLGEFVRTAAAGLAEAKKPPLTDEVIAEVEAFIWDRVTGLLEAEGVRPALARAVIADGPPVITAARRAHLLRALSADPEFAQLLQLYKRAANLAKQGAEDADINPKRFSSPYEAPLYDAIPPAKAALGELLAAVRSRLAPWDLGEGPAQGVGPLTGLAAVLALKKPLDAFLDNVLVMVEDEAVRRNRLALLGEVSASLRELGRLEVLEGLSG comes from the coding sequence GTGGCGACGCTGCTCTTCGAGATCGGCACCGAGGAGCTCCCGAGCTGGTACGTGACGCAGGGGCGGGAAGCCCTGGAGCTCCTCACCAGAGAGCGCCTAGAGGCCGCTGGTCTCGCGTACGAGGGCCTTAAGGGGTTTGCGACCCCCCGGCGGCTCGCGGTGCAGGTCGCGGGGCTCGCCGACACGAGCCCCGTCCGCGAGCTTTTGCAGCGCGGTCCGGCGGCGAGCGCCGCGTTCGACGCTTCGGGGGCGCCCACGAAGGCGGCGGTCGGCTTCGCCCGGGCCAACGGCGTCGATCCGAGCGAGCTCTTCGTCCAGGAGACCGAAAAGGGCGCCTACGTCTTTTTCCGCAAACGCGTCGGCGGCGAGGCGGCGCGCGACCTCCTGCCGCCGCTTCTGGCCGCGCTGGTGCGCGACCTACCCGCCCCCCGCAAGATGCGTTGGGGGGAGGTCGAGACGCCCTTTTTGCGCCCCGTGGCGTGGCTCGTGGCGCTTTTGGACGACGCCGTGCTGCCCGTGACGGCCGCCGGCGTGACGGCGGGGCGCACCACGCGGGGGCACCGCTTTTTGCGTGAGGCTCCCGTTGCGCTCGAGCACGCCGAGGCCTACGAGGGGGCGCTCGAACGCGCCGCGGTGATCGCCGACCCCGAAAAACGCCGCGCGGCGACCCTGCGCGCGGCCTGCGAGGCGGCGCAACAGGGGGGGCTCGAGCTCGTCTGCGACCCCGAGCTGCTCGATGAGGTCGCCAACCTTATCGAGATCCCCGTGGCCATCTTGGGGAGCTTCGACGAGCGCTACCTGTCGCTCCCCGACGAGGTGCTAGCCACCACCATGATCCACCACCAGCGCTTTTTCCCGACGCGCCGCCCCGGCGGCAGCTTGGCGCCCTCTTTTGTCGGCGTGTCTAACAACGACGTCCCCGACAAAGCGGTCGTGCGGCGCGGTTACGAGGGCGCTTTAAACCCGCGCCTCTTTGACGCGAGCTTTTTCTGGGAGGCCGACCGTAGCCGCTCGTTGTCGCAGCACGCCTGGGGGCTCTCGGGGATCGGCTTTCACAAGGGCCTCGGTACGGTCGCCGACAAGGTCGCCCGAACGCACGTCGCGGCGACGGCGCTCGCCAAGCTGGTGGGCCTTGAGGAGCCGGAGCGGGCGGCTTTGGAGGGGGCGCTGCCGGTCTTTAAAGCGGACCTCAGCACGCAGATGGTGGGCGAGCTGCCCGAGCTCGAGGGGGTCATCGGGCGCGCCTACGCGCTCGCCGAGGGCTACCCGCCGGAGGTCGCCGCGGTGCTCGAGCACGGCGTCCGCCCCGTCAAAGCGGGTGGCCCCTTGCCGAGCTCGCGCGCCGGGGCGGTGCTCGCGCTCGCCGACCGGCTCGACAAGCTGCTCGGCTTTTTCGCCCTCAAACAGCGGCCCTCGGGTTCGGCCGACCCCTTCGGGCTGCGCCGCGACGCGCTCGCGGTCGCCCGCATCCTGAACGCGCAGGGGTGGCGCGTGCCCCTGGGCGAGTTTGTCCGCACCGCCGCCGCTGGCCTCGCCGAGGCCAAAAAGCCGCCCCTGACGGATGAGGTGATCGCGGAGGTCGAGGCGTTTATCTGGGACCGCGTGACGGGGCTTTTGGAGGCCGAGGGGGTGCGCCCCGCGCTGGCACGGGCGGTGATCGCCGACGGCCCACCGGTGATCACCGCCGCGCGGCGCGCCCACCTCCTGCGCGCTTTAAGCGCCGACCCCGAGTTCGCGCAGCTTTTGCAGCTCTACAAGCGCGCCGCCAACCTCGCCAAGCAGGGCGCCGAGGACGCCGACATCAACCCGAAGCGCTTCTCAAGCCCCTACGAAGCGCCCCTCTACGACGCCATCCCCCCCGCCAAGGCGGCGCTAGGCGAGCTTTTGGCGGCGGTGCGCTCGCGGCTCGCGCCGTGGGACCTAGGCGAAGGCCCCGCCCAGGGGGTCGGCCCGCTCACCGGGCTCGCCGCGGTGCTCGCGCTCAAAAAGCCCTTGGACGCCTTTTTGGACAACGTCTTGGTGATGGTCGAGGACGAGGCGGTGCGGCGCAACCGCTTGGCCCTCCTCGGCGAGGTGAGCGCGTCGCTGCGCGAGTTGGGCAGGCTCGAGGTCCTAGAGGGGCTCTCGGGCTAG
- a CDS encoding glycine--tRNA ligase subunit alpha, with translation MTFQEIIFQLDRYWADQGCVIVQPYDTEVGAGTFYPATFLKALGPEPWRAAYVAPSRRPADGRYGDNPYRFQYYFQYQVLLKPSPSDVQQRYLESLYTLGIDPHAHDIRFVEDNWEQPSLGAWGLGWEVQMDGMEVTQFTYFQQVGSVDLNPVSVELTYGLERLAMYLQGATHTFDVEYAPGVTIGDLRRDFEVQSCTYNFTQVNAPLQRQLFDAFEGEAQRLLEENLIYPAYEFVMKASHAFNLLDARGVLSHMERQNYVQRLRRLAESTAKRYVSLQTPQVQEVA, from the coding sequence ATGACCTTTCAGGAGATCATCTTTCAGCTCGACCGCTACTGGGCCGACCAGGGGTGCGTGATCGTGCAGCCGTATGACACGGAAGTCGGCGCCGGCACCTTCTACCCCGCGACCTTTCTCAAGGCGCTCGGACCCGAACCCTGGCGCGCCGCCTACGTCGCTCCCTCGAGGCGCCCCGCCGACGGGCGCTACGGCGATAACCCCTACCGCTTCCAGTACTACTTTCAGTATCAGGTGCTGCTTAAACCCTCGCCCAGCGACGTGCAGCAGCGCTACCTGGAGTCGCTCTACACCCTGGGTATCGACCCGCACGCCCACGACATCCGCTTCGTCGAGGACAACTGGGAGCAGCCCTCTCTGGGGGCTTGGGGGCTCGGTTGGGAGGTGCAGATGGACGGGATGGAGGTGACGCAGTTTACCTACTTCCAGCAGGTCGGCAGCGTGGACCTAAACCCCGTGTCGGTCGAGCTGACCTACGGTCTGGAGCGCCTCGCGATGTACCTCCAAGGCGCCACTCACACCTTCGACGTCGAGTACGCCCCGGGGGTGACGATCGGCGACCTGCGCCGCGACTTCGAGGTGCAGAGCTGCACGTACAACTTTACGCAGGTCAACGCCCCGTTGCAGCGGCAGCTCTTCGACGCCTTCGAGGGGGAGGCGCAGCGGCTTCTGGAAGAGAACCTCATCTACCCCGCGTACGAGTTCGTCATGAAAGCCTCGCACGCGTTTAACCTGCTCGACGCGCGCGGCGTGCTCTCGCACATGGAGCGGCAGAACTACGTGCAGCGCCTGCGGCGCCTCGCCGAGAGCACCGCCAAACGCTACGTGAGCCTGCAAACGCCGCAGGTGCAGGAGGTGGCGTAG
- a CDS encoding ATP-dependent Clp protease ATP-binding subunit: MNRYDDRARLVFHFAREEGSKLGHAMIGPEHLLLGLMREGGTASRVLADFGATLEGLRRQVEEMVGRGDGLPRNETAAITPRARRVMELAGSEARSLGSNVIATEHILLGIIREGDGVAYRILQSLTRDVDTVRWRILAAADPKAQNETVNTPFLDEYARDLTKEAREGKLDPVIGRTEEIRRVIQILSRRNKNNPVLIGEPGVGKTAIVEGLAQAIIEGRVPPNLRNMRVLSIDLSNIVAGTKYRGEFEERLRQVIEELRSARVVAFIDELHTLVGAGGAEGTLDAANILKPPLSRGEVQVIGATTTGEYHRYIEKDAALERRFQPVIVLEPTPEETLEIMHGLRERYETHHGVIIPEQILEISVRYGERSLPGRNFPDKAIDLIDEAAARTRLNKSLGFPILEEEDGTPIVSREDIEAVVNSWGGIYVDDQDDEKLAGIERALRKVVVGQDKAIAALGAALRRARVGLGGRTRVSASFLFVGPSGVGKTFLAKQLAVELFGSERALVRLDMSEYQEPHSISKLIGAPPGYVGHEQGGRLTEAVRRQPFSVVLLDEIEKAHPDIYNTFLQVLDDGRLTDGLGRTVDFRRVILIMTSNTGFNVGAQVGFQEVARDVQGPLKRIFSPEFLDRLDEVIAFETFDEQGILHITNQMLVDIREDLAQRDIQVSFSPEVATFLVSKMPKGDSARPMRAVIREHIEDPLSLEILQHGASEPIVVAVEGGKVVFARPIPIA; the protein is encoded by the coding sequence TTGAACCGATACGACGACCGCGCCCGCCTGGTGTTTCACTTCGCCAGGGAAGAGGGTTCCAAGCTCGGCCACGCGATGATCGGCCCCGAACACCTCCTTTTAGGGCTTATGCGCGAAGGGGGTACGGCGAGCCGGGTGCTAGCGGACTTCGGCGCCACCTTAGAGGGGTTGCGCCGCCAGGTTGAAGAGATGGTCGGTCGCGGCGACGGCCTACCCCGCAACGAGACGGCGGCGATCACCCCCCGCGCCCGCCGCGTGATGGAGCTCGCGGGCTCCGAAGCGCGCAGCTTGGGTTCGAACGTCATCGCCACCGAACACATCCTTTTGGGCATCATCCGCGAGGGCGACGGGGTCGCCTACCGCATCCTCCAGAGCCTCACGCGCGACGTCGACACGGTTCGCTGGCGCATCCTGGCCGCGGCCGACCCCAAAGCGCAGAACGAAACGGTCAACACCCCGTTTTTAGACGAGTACGCCCGCGACCTCACCAAAGAGGCGCGCGAGGGCAAGCTCGACCCCGTCATCGGCCGCACCGAGGAGATCCGCCGCGTCATCCAGATTTTAAGCCGGCGCAACAAGAACAACCCGGTCTTAATCGGCGAACCCGGCGTCGGCAAGACGGCGATCGTCGAGGGGCTCGCGCAGGCCATCATCGAGGGGCGGGTCCCGCCTAATTTGCGCAACATGCGCGTGCTGTCGATTGACCTCTCCAACATCGTCGCCGGTACGAAGTACCGCGGCGAGTTCGAGGAGCGGCTGCGGCAGGTCATCGAGGAGCTGCGCAGCGCCCGCGTGGTGGCCTTTATCGACGAGTTGCACACGCTCGTGGGGGCTGGCGGCGCCGAAGGTACGCTAGACGCCGCGAACATCCTCAAACCCCCCCTGTCGCGCGGCGAGGTGCAGGTCATCGGCGCCACGACGACCGGCGAGTACCACCGCTACATCGAAAAAGACGCCGCCTTGGAGCGCCGTTTCCAACCCGTGATCGTCTTGGAGCCCACCCCCGAAGAGACCCTTGAAATCATGCACGGGCTGCGCGAACGCTACGAGACGCACCACGGCGTCATCATCCCCGAACAGATCCTGGAGATCTCGGTGCGCTACGGTGAGCGCAGCCTGCCGGGCCGCAACTTCCCCGACAAGGCGATCGACCTCATCGACGAGGCCGCTGCCCGCACCCGCCTCAACAAGTCCCTGGGCTTTCCCATCCTCGAGGAGGAGGACGGCACCCCGATCGTCAGCCGCGAGGACATCGAGGCCGTCGTCAACTCCTGGGGGGGCATCTACGTCGACGACCAAGACGACGAGAAGCTCGCCGGGATCGAGCGCGCGCTGCGCAAGGTGGTCGTCGGTCAGGACAAGGCCATCGCGGCGCTCGGCGCGGCCCTGCGGCGCGCCCGCGTCGGTTTGGGCGGCCGCACCCGCGTCTCGGCCTCCTTTCTCTTCGTCGGCCCCTCGGGGGTCGGCAAGACCTTCCTGGCCAAACAGCTCGCGGTCGAACTGTTCGGTTCGGAGCGGGCCTTGGTGCGCCTCGACATGTCCGAGTACCAGGAGCCCCACTCGATCAGCAAGCTTATCGGGGCGCCCCCCGGTTACGTCGGTCACGAGCAGGGCGGGCGGCTCACCGAAGCGGTGCGGCGTCAGCCCTTTTCGGTGGTGCTCTTGGATGAGATCGAAAAAGCCCACCCGGACATCTACAACACCTTTTTGCAGGTTCTCGACGACGGCCGCTTGACCGACGGCCTGGGCCGCACCGTGGACTTTCGCCGCGTGATCCTTATCATGACCTCGAACACGGGCTTTAACGTCGGGGCACAGGTCGGCTTCCAGGAGGTCGCGCGCGACGTCCAGGGCCCCTTGAAGCGCATCTTCTCGCCCGAGTTCTTGGACCGCTTGGATGAGGTCATCGCGTTCGAGACCTTTGACGAGCAGGGCATTTTGCACATCACCAACCAGATGCTGGTGGACATCCGCGAGGACCTCGCGCAGCGCGACATCCAGGTCTCCTTTAGCCCCGAGGTGGCGACCTTTTTGGTCTCCAAGATGCCCAAGGGCGACTCGGCTCGGCCGATGCGCGCGGTTATCCGCGAGCACATCGAGGACCCGCTGTCGCTCGAGATCTTGCAGCACGGCGCGAGCGAACCGATCGTGGTCGCGGTCGAAGGGGGCAAGGTCGTCTTTGCGCGGCCCATCCCCATCGCCTAA
- the radA gene encoding DNA repair protein RadA: protein MAKVGTTYVCSECGTHSPVKMGRCPRCGTWGSMAAQAPAPARAPSRGAPGAALHQAVVERLADVSSAEAQRLPSGLSEVDRVLGGGWVAGSVTLLAGEPGVGKSTLLLQLAHEALRAARRTLYVAGEESLAQVKGRAERLGVDARLELTRETDARVLAEHLRAHAPAFVIVDSIQTLLADDGGTPGSVTQVRDATALLTGAAKEAGSALVLIGHVTKQGQVAGPKVVEHMVDATLALESASGLRVLRAMKNRFGPAGEMGVFEMKGDGMAEVANPSEAFLAERPRGVPGSAIVAALEGQRPLLLEVQALAAKSPYAAPRRTVQGLDPRRVDVVLAVLERRLELPLAGLDVYVNVAGGLRLTDPGTDLAVALAVFSAVTNRPVPEKTAVVGEVGLAGELRSVAQFARRVAEARRADFTRLIGPRTLEATDGIPATTLAEALRAALGGDS from the coding sequence GTGGCCAAGGTCGGCACCACCTACGTCTGCAGCGAGTGCGGGACGCACTCGCCGGTCAAGATGGGCCGCTGCCCCCGCTGCGGCACGTGGGGGAGCATGGCGGCGCAGGCGCCCGCCCCCGCGCGCGCCCCTAGCCGCGGCGCGCCGGGGGCGGCTTTGCACCAAGCCGTCGTCGAGCGCCTCGCCGACGTCAGCAGCGCCGAAGCGCAGCGCTTACCCTCGGGGCTCAGCGAGGTCGACCGGGTTCTGGGCGGCGGCTGGGTCGCGGGGTCGGTGACGCTGCTCGCGGGGGAACCGGGGGTCGGTAAGTCGACGCTCCTCTTGCAGCTCGCCCACGAGGCGCTGCGCGCCGCGCGGCGCACCCTCTACGTCGCCGGGGAGGAGTCGCTGGCGCAGGTCAAAGGGCGCGCCGAGCGCCTGGGCGTCGACGCTCGCCTCGAGCTCACCCGCGAAACCGACGCCCGCGTGCTCGCCGAGCACCTGCGCGCGCACGCGCCCGCGTTCGTCATCGTCGACTCCATCCAGACCCTGCTCGCCGACGACGGCGGCACCCCCGGCAGCGTCACGCAGGTGCGCGACGCTACGGCGCTGCTGACCGGAGCTGCTAAAGAGGCGGGGAGCGCGCTCGTGCTGATCGGCCACGTCACCAAGCAGGGGCAGGTCGCCGGGCCGAAGGTCGTCGAGCACATGGTCGACGCCACCCTGGCGTTAGAGAGCGCGTCGGGCTTACGGGTGCTGCGGGCGATGAAAAACCGCTTCGGCCCGGCGGGCGAGATGGGCGTCTTCGAGATGAAAGGGGACGGCATGGCGGAGGTCGCCAACCCCTCGGAAGCGTTTTTGGCCGAGCGCCCCCGTGGGGTCCCCGGCTCCGCCATCGTGGCGGCTTTGGAGGGGCAGCGGCCGCTTTTACTAGAGGTCCAGGCGCTCGCGGCCAAGTCGCCCTACGCCGCTCCGCGCCGCACCGTCCAGGGCCTCGACCCGCGCCGCGTCGACGTGGTCTTGGCGGTGTTGGAGCGCCGGCTCGAGCTTCCGCTCGCCGGCCTCGACGTCTACGTCAACGTCGCCGGCGGGCTGCGGCTCACCGACCCCGGCACCGACCTCGCGGTCGCTTTGGCCGTCTTTTCGGCGGTGACCAACCGGCCTGTGCCCGAAAAGACGGCGGTCGTCGGCGAGGTCGGGCTCGCCGGCGAGCTGCGCAGCGTGGCGCAGTTCGCGCGGCGCGTCGCCGAGGCGCGCCGCGCAGACTTCACCCGCTTGATCGGGCCCCGCACCCTAGAGGCGACCGACGGCATTCCGGCTACGACCCTCGCCGAGGCGCTGCGCGCCGCGCTCGGGGGGGACAGCTGA
- a CDS encoding PIN/TRAM domain-containing protein gives MGVARALLARGALTEPINLVYLTLLGLLCGYLVSPPLVRAAYWLQGRVRRVPPDAVLAASIGSAFALFVTVLLNSVLERVPGFSWALSLVLTLVLVVASSWFAVANRKLLTPAALRLPPREAEREARAVALDTSALIDGRVVEIAAAGFLSGKLLVPRFVLLELQTIADSSDAERRKRGRRGLEMLEALRDLPDIALHVVPDDPASAGGEAVDARLVGFCRTRRAALVTTDANLGHVARLEGVRVLNPHALAQALRPHLSAGDHLAVRVVKPGREPGQGLAYLDDGTLIVVEGAAAQIGREVAVVITGQLQTHLGRMVFARLEP, from the coding sequence TTGGGCGTCGCCCGCGCCCTGTTGGCGCGCGGCGCCCTCACCGAACCCATCAACCTCGTCTACCTGACCCTGTTGGGCCTCCTCTGCGGCTACCTCGTCAGCCCGCCGCTGGTGCGCGCCGCCTACTGGCTGCAGGGGCGCGTGCGGCGCGTCCCCCCGGACGCGGTGCTCGCAGCGAGCATCGGTAGCGCCTTTGCGCTCTTCGTCACGGTGCTCCTCAACAGCGTGCTCGAGCGCGTCCCCGGCTTTTCCTGGGCGCTCTCGCTCGTGCTCACGCTGGTCTTGGTCGTCGCCTCGAGCTGGTTCGCGGTCGCGAACCGGAAGCTGCTCACCCCCGCTGCGCTGCGCTTGCCCCCTAGGGAAGCCGAGCGGGAGGCGCGCGCGGTGGCGCTCGACACCTCGGCGCTCATCGACGGCCGCGTCGTGGAGATTGCGGCGGCGGGCTTTTTGAGCGGCAAGCTCCTCGTCCCCCGTTTTGTGCTCCTCGAGCTGCAGACCATCGCCGACTCGAGCGACGCCGAGCGGCGCAAGCGCGGGCGGCGCGGCCTGGAGATGCTAGAGGCGCTGCGCGACCTCCCGGACATCGCGCTGCACGTCGTCCCCGACGACCCTGCGAGCGCGGGCGGTGAGGCGGTCGACGCCAGACTTGTGGGGTTCTGCCGCACGCGCCGCGCCGCGCTCGTGACGACCGACGCCAACCTCGGTCACGTCGCGCGCCTTGAAGGGGTGCGGGTGCTCAACCCGCACGCGCTCGCGCAGGCGCTACGCCCTCACCTCTCGGCGGGCGACCACCTCGCCGTGCGCGTCGTCAAACCGGGGCGGGAGCCGGGACAGGGATTGGCCTACCTCGACGACGGCACCCTCATCGTCGTCGAGGGGGCGGCGGCGCAGATCGGTCGCGAGGTCGCGGTCGTCATCACCGGTCAGCTGCAGACGCACCTCGGCCGGATGGTGTTCGCTAGGCTCGAGCCGTGA
- a CDS encoding RNA-guided endonuclease InsQ/TnpB family protein, with the protein MVILEFKAYGRAEQFVAIDEAIRVTQFIRNKALRYWMDNRGVSKYDLNKLCAVLAAEYDFADRLNSQARQAAAERAWSAIARFYDNCKKKVKGKKGYPQFKKNVRSVEYKTTGWKLSEDRKSITFTDKCGIGKLKMKGTRDLLFYHPSLIKRVRLVRKADGYYIQFAVDADRKEPLEATGKTLGLDVGLQDFYTDSNGHKEPNPRFLRKAEKQIKKLQRRVSKKAKGSNNRRKAVKRLARKHLQIQRQRKDHAIKLARCVIQSADLVAYEDLRIRNMVKNHGLAKSISDASWYQFRTWLEYFGKVFGRITVAVPPQYTSQACSECGCKVEKTLSTRTHVCPHCGYVADRDENAARNILTLGIGTVGHIGTYAWGDSASTEMGETASSASAVAEPRIPRL; encoded by the coding sequence ATGGTCATCCTTGAGTTCAAAGCCTACGGGAGAGCGGAGCAATTCGTCGCCATAGACGAAGCCATCCGCGTCACCCAGTTCATCAGGAACAAGGCTTTGCGCTACTGGATGGACAACCGTGGCGTCAGCAAGTACGACCTCAACAAGCTGTGTGCAGTCCTTGCAGCTGAATACGACTTTGCAGACCGCCTCAACTCTCAGGCTCGCCAAGCGGCAGCCGAGAGAGCGTGGAGCGCGATTGCTCGGTTCTACGACAACTGCAAGAAGAAGGTGAAGGGCAAGAAGGGCTACCCACAGTTCAAGAAGAACGTCCGGTCTGTCGAGTACAAAACGACGGGCTGGAAGCTCTCGGAAGACCGTAAGTCCATCACCTTCACTGACAAATGCGGTATCGGCAAACTGAAGATGAAAGGTACCCGTGACCTGCTCTTTTACCACCCCTCGCTCATCAAGCGGGTGCGGCTGGTCAGGAAGGCAGACGGCTACTACATCCAGTTTGCCGTGGATGCTGACCGCAAAGAACCACTGGAAGCCACCGGAAAGACCCTCGGTCTGGACGTAGGGCTACAGGACTTCTATACGGACAGCAACGGCCATAAGGAACCCAATCCCCGATTCTTGCGAAAGGCGGAAAAGCAGATCAAAAAGCTGCAACGCCGCGTGAGCAAGAAGGCCAAGGGGTCGAATAATCGGCGCAAGGCCGTGAAGCGTCTCGCCAGGAAGCATCTCCAAATCCAACGGCAGCGTAAAGACCACGCCATCAAACTGGCGCGGTGCGTCATCCAGTCGGCAGACTTGGTTGCCTATGAAGATTTGAGAATCCGCAACATGGTGAAGAATCACGGCCTTGCAAAATCCATCAGTGATGCCTCTTGGTATCAATTCAGAACTTGGCTGGAATACTTCGGTAAGGTGTTTGGACGCATCACAGTCGCCGTCCCGCCTCAGTACACCAGTCAGGCTTGTAGCGAGTGTGGCTGCAAGGTCGAAAAGACACTATCTACTCGCACACACGTATGCCCTCACTGTGGATACGTCGCAGACCGCGATGAAAACGCGGCCCGCAATATCCTCACTTTGGGCATCGGTACGGTGGGGCACATCGGAACTTACGCTTGGGGAGATAGCGCCTCTACTGAGATGGGGGAAACCGCCAGCTCGGCAAGTGCTGTCGCTGAACCAAGAATCCCACGGCTTTAG
- a CDS encoding capsular polysaccharide synthesis: MAQPTPHLPKTIWLMWSQGLERAPLVVKECYASWRALNPGWQIIFLDDTNLADYVDVEAVIHPKSDVKIQARSDIIRVNLLARYGGVWADATCFCRQPLDSWLPEVTRSGFFAFSDPTRSRLIDAWFMAASPECPLIKKGLGGKPTHLWVGCRTQAAQRAAVPELMLDASA, encoded by the coding sequence ATGGCGCAACCTACACCGCACCTGCCCAAGACCATCTGGCTCATGTGGTCTCAGGGTCTGGAACGCGCACCTTTGGTCGTCAAAGAGTGCTACGCCTCGTGGCGCGCGCTCAACCCAGGCTGGCAGATCATCTTTCTAGACGACACCAACCTCGCCGATTACGTCGACGTCGAGGCGGTCATTCACCCGAAGAGCGATGTCAAGATCCAGGCGCGCTCCGACATCATCCGGGTGAACCTCCTCGCGCGCTACGGCGGCGTCTGGGCCGACGCCACGTGTTTCTGCCGTCAGCCGCTCGACAGCTGGTTGCCGGAGGTGACGCGCTCGGGGTTTTTCGCCTTTAGCGACCCCACGCGCAGCCGCTTGATCGACGCCTGGTTCATGGCCGCGAGCCCCGAGTGCCCCCTTATAAAAAAGGGTCTGGGTGGAAAACCCACCCATTTATGGGTGGGATGTAGAACCCAGGCCGCCCAACGGGCGGCGGTGCCAGAGCTTATGCTTGACGCCTCAGCATAA
- a CDS encoding (2Fe-2S) ferredoxin domain-containing protein, with translation MADATPTTTPPIHVYVCRAKSCTRRGAAELAAALEATFAAQGLPARVLRHDCFDLCKQAPNVLVALPGREQHLYTQVHPKRAAHFAESLVEAARAATPETSPS, from the coding sequence ATGGCCGACGCAACTCCCACCACGACCCCCCCCATACACGTCTACGTGTGCCGCGCCAAGAGCTGTACGCGGCGGGGCGCCGCGGAGCTGGCGGCGGCGCTCGAGGCGACCTTCGCCGCGCAGGGGCTCCCCGCGCGGGTGTTGCGGCACGACTGCTTCGACCTCTGCAAACAGGCGCCCAACGTGCTCGTCGCGCTACCCGGGCGTGAGCAGCACCTCTACACCCAGGTGCACCCCAAGCGCGCCGCGCACTTTGCCGAGAGCCTCGTCGAGGCGGCGCGCGCCGCGACCCCCGAGACGAGCCCCTCGTAG